DNA from Paratractidigestivibacter faecalis:
TGAGGCCAGAGATGTCGGAAATCTCCTTGGCCTGGACCCACTTGCCCTCCTCGGGGATGGGTGCGGGGCCGTGATACGCGCCCTTGGCGACGGGGCACATATTCTCGACTTCTGCGGAATACTGCATGTAATGCTCCTCTCCAGAACGATGTCTCTCGGGCGCCTGTTGCGCCTTTGAGCAGCCGACCCCCTCAGGTCGGTCAGAGCCAAAAATGACGGCCGCGAGGGGCCATTCCGCTCTAGTTTAAGGCACCAAGCGTTCATATGTGACGTTCGGGGGTCAAATTATTGCCGTCTGCCGTATTTACGCTTACCCATCCCGTACAATCGACCGCATGAATTCAGCCGAGAAAAACATACCCCAGGGCGTCTGGAAGCTCGCCCTGGCCGGTTCGGCCGCCATCTGGGGCGGCTCCTTCGTGGTCATCAAGGGCGCCCTTGACGTGGTGCCCGCATGCTGGCTCATGTTCATCCGCTTCCTGGGTGCCTCGGTCATCGTGGGGGCGCTGTTCAACAAGACCCTGAGGCGCAACCTGGACGGCAGCCACCTTCTGGCCGGCTCCATCCTGGGACTGCTCTCGGGCACGGCCTTCCTCATCCAGAACATCGGGCTCACCACCATCACGCCGGGCAGGAACGCCTTTCTCACCGCCACGTACTGCGTCATGGTGCCCTTCATCAACTGGGTGGTGGCCAAGCGCCGTCCCGGCGGCACCAACCTGGTCGCCGCGGCGCTGGCCATCCTGGGCGTGGGCCTGCTCTCGCTGGGGGACGACCTCTCGTTCTCGCTCAGCTCCGGAGAGCTGCTGACGCTGGCCGCGGCCGTGCTGTACGCGCTGCACATCGTGGCGGTCTCGCGCTTCTCGGCGGCCCATGACGTCATGACGCTCACCGTGGTGCAGCTGGCGGTGTCCGCCGCGGTCAACCTAGTGGCGTCCCTGGCCCTGGGCGAGGTCCTGGACGTGGCGGTGCTCCTTGACCCCAGCATGTGGGGAGCCCTGTTCTACCTGGTGATCCTCTCGTCCTGCGTGTGCATGGTGGTCCAGAACCTGGGACAGGCGCACGTGCCGCCTGCGCAGGCCGCGCTGCTGCTCTCGCTTGAGAGCGTGTTTGCCGTGGTGGCGAGCGTTGTCTTCTACGGCGAGGTGGTCACGCCTCGGCTGGCGCTTGGATTTGCTTCCATCTTTGTTGCCGTTGTGGTGAGCGAGGTGGGCGGCTCCCTGGCGGAGCGCCTGCGCGGGGGGAGGTAAGGACGCGTGATCCAGGAGATCGGGCGGGCCTACGACAACCACTACGTTGCGTGCGAGGCGGCCGGGGCCGACTACGTCCTGCACTACCGCGAGAGGGGCTGCCTGGTCCACGTGACCTCGCACGGCGGGGCTGACGCCTGGGCCGAGGGCAACGCCTTTGACCTGCCGCGCGTGAGAGACCTTGCTGAGCGGCCCTCCCGGCTGGTCTACGCGTTTGCCATAGGCGGCGCGCGCTTCTTCCTAGCCCTTGACGACGAGGTGGCCGCACCCGCGGGCTTTGCGTACGAGGCCGTCAGCTGGCTTCGCTACGCCGAGCCCGCCGAGCTGCTGTTTGCCGTGGTCACGGGCAGCCAGCTTGACCGCTGGTATCGGGACAACCGCTTCTGCTCGCGTTGCGGGCACCCCACGGAGCTTGGCCCCCGCAGCAGGGAGATCGTATGCCCGGAGTGCGCCAAGATCGTCTACCCCAAGATCTGCCCCGGCGTGATCTGCGCCGTCACCCGCCGCGACGCGGACGGCGAGAAGATCGTGCTCACCAGGTACAACGGCCGCACCACGGCCCTGTGGGCGCTCGTCGCCGGCTTCACCGAGATCGGTGAGCCCCTTGAGGACACCGTCCGCCGCGAGGTCATGGAGGAGGTGGGCCTGCACGTCAAGAACCTGCGCTTCTACAAGAGCCAGCCGTGGAGCTTCACCGACACGCTCCTGGTGGGGTTCTGGTGCGAGGTGGATGGAGACCCGACCATCACCGTCGACCACTCCGAGCTCAAGGAGGCCCGCTGGTTTGGCCGCGGCGAGATTCCCCTGGAGCGCACGGGCGACCGCGTGAGCCTCACCGGCGAGATGATCGAGCAGTTCAGGCTCCGCGGCATCCCGGAGTAGCCGGACGGGCGTGGTGGCGGGCTTCTCACCGTGTTTCTCGCCTCGATGTTTCAACAAATTGCCTACCGAAAAATCGGTAGGCAATTTCTTTAACCAGTTGCAAAACCCCAGTTGGCGCGAGCCTTCAGTCGAGAAACCCGGGCGTTGCCTACCAAAAAATCGGCAGGTAGTTGCAGCCGTGATGTGGCCTCGGCCGCGAGGGGCGGGCCCTTGCCCTATGCCCCCAGGACGAACTTCTCGATGACCTCGGCGACGGCTCCGGCGTTGTTGTCTGCCTGGCAGACGTAGTCGGCGGCGGCCTTGGCCTCGTCGGTGGCGTTGGCGACGGCGCAGCCCAGGCCGGCGGCGCGGATCATAGAGATGTCGTTTGAGTTGTCGCCGACGGCGATGGTCTCTTCGGGGGCAATGCCCAGGCGGGCGGCAAGGCTCAGAAGGCCGGCGCCCTTGTTGACGCCCGGCGCGTTGAACTCGAGATAGCGGTTGCCGGAGTAGTAGACATCAAGGCCGTCGGTGAGGCCTGCCTTGGCCATCTCGCGCTCAATGCGCTGCAGGTAGGACATGTCGAGGCTCATGAAGATGATCTTGACGATGGTCTGGCCAGCCAGGAAGTCCGGCGTGGGCTCCATGATCTCAACGATGTTCATGCGGCCCTGGATGTAGGCTCGCTCCTCGGGCACGTAGTTGTAGAGGTAGACGGGGCCGAGGGTGTTGACGTGCATGCAAACGCCGTAGCGCACGCCGGCCTCGTAGATCTTCCTCGCACGCTCGAAGGGCAGCGAGCAGCTGGTGAGGGGCTCGGGCGACGAGTTGCGTGTGAGGCAGCCGCCGTTGAACGAGAGCGTGTAGTCGTCGGCGCCGCCGGCAAGCCCCAGTTCCTCGAGCGTCACGTTGACCGAGTCCGCCGGGCGCCCGGTGCAGGGCACGAAGCGAACTCCGAGCTCGCGTGCCTTCCGGACGGCGTCGACCACGCGCTGGGGCACGTGGTGGTTGTCGTTCAGCAGGGTCTCGTCCAGGTCGCTCGCCACGAGCTTGTACATGCGTCTCCCATCGTCGGACTGGTTTCTGCGAGCTAGTCTAGCCGCCCGCCGGCGTGTGACGATGCTGGGCCAAAACAAAGGCGCTATTGCGATGCCGTGTGGCGGTTCGGCGACAGGCGCCGCTTGCGGGGCGGATTGTTTCGCTTGCGAATCCGTGTCGTCGGAACCTTGACTTCTGTGGCATAGTTCACAAATCGCGCCCAAACGGGGCGCAGCTAGCTGAAGGAGGCTCCGGCATGGCACGGCACGAGGCTGCAGACGTTCGGGCGAGCGAGCGCGTCATCACGCGCGGTCTTCTCGGCGGCGCCACGCTTCTTGCCTCCGGCCTCAACCTACTTCTACTATCGTCCGCGCGTTAGGGCACGCTGACACCTGCGCGCGTGACATGAGCCGTCGGTCCCCTGCGACCGCGGCTATTTTTATCTCTGTAGCCAAGACCAAGCCTGCCAGTCCTCACACCCACAAGAGACAGGACGCGTCATGACCAGGAAGATCCACATCTTTGACACCACCCTGCGCGACGGAGAGCAGTCCCCCGGCGCCTCCATGAACACCGAGGAGAAGCTCATCGTCGCCCAGCAGCTCATCCGCATGGGCGTCGACGTCATCGAGGCCGGCTTTCCCATCTCCTCCCCGGGCGACTTCCGCTCCGTCCAGGAGATCGGCCGCCTGGCCGGCGACTCCTGCACCGTCTGCGGTCTCACCCGCGCCGTGGACAAGGACATCGACCGCGCGGCCGAGGCCCTGAAGACCGCCAAGCGCCCCCGCATCCACACAGGCCTGGGCGTCTCTCCCTCCCACCTGCGCGACAAGCTCCACATCACCGAGGAGGAGTGCATCGAGCGCGCCCGCCACTGCGTCTCCTACGCCAAGAGGTATGTCGAGGACGTCGAGTTCTATGCCGAGGACGCCGGCCGCTCCGACCAGGACTTCCTGATTCGCGTCATCCAGGCCGCCGTCGACGCCGGCGCCACCGTGGTCAACATCCCCGACACCACAGGCTACAGCCTGCCCGAGGCCTTCGGCGCCCGCATCAAGAGCCTCTCCGACAACGTCATTGGCATCGAGAACGTCATCATCTCGGTCCACACCCACAACGACCTGGGCATGGCCACCGCGCTGGCCCTGGAGGGCGTCAAGAACGGCGCCCGCCAGATCGAGTGCACCATCAACGGCCTGGGCGAGCGCGCCGGCAACACCGCGCTCGAGGAGGTCGTGATGGCCATCAAGATGCACGGCGAGGAGCTGGACGCCCACGCCGACGTGGTGACCCCCGAGCTCACGCGCGCCTCTCACTTGGTGAGCCGCATCACCGGCATGAACGTCCAGGCCAACAAGGCCATCGTGGGCGCCAACGCCTTCGCGCACTCCTCCGGCATCCACCAGGACGGCGTGCTCAAGGCCCGCAACACCTATGAGATCATCGACCCCGCCGACGTGGGCGCCGCCGGCTCCGAGATCATCCTCTCCGCCCGCTCCGGCCACGCCGCGCTGCGCCACCGCCTCTCCGAGCTGGGCTACACCTTCAAGGACGAGGAGTTCGACGACGTCTACAACCGCTTCCTGGAGATTGCGGACCAGAAGAAGGAGGTCTACGACGAGGACCTGGAGTCCATGGTCCAGGAGCGCCAGCGCGAGGTCCAGGCCATCTACACGCTGGACGCCCTGCAGGTCTCCTGCGGCGACCCGCTGGTTCCCACGGCCACGGCGACCATCTCCGACGAGCTGGGCGTGAGCCACGTGGTCTGCGCCACCGGCACCGGTCCTGTCGACGCCGCGTACAAGGCCGTCGACGAGGTCGTGGCGGTCCACGGCGACCTGACGGAGTTCTCCGTCAAGGCCATCACCCGCGGCATCGACGCCATTGGCGAGGTCACGGTGCGCATCACGGCCGAGGACGGCAAGGTCTACACCGGCCGCGGCGCCGATAACGACATCATCGTGTCCAGCGCGAAGGCTTACGTGAACGCCATCAACCGCATGATCCAGACCGCGAGGTCCAAGCAGGGAAAGTAACTCACCAGCGGTCCCCGCCGCCCGACCTTCTCGCCAACCTCGGCGCTCACTGCGTTCGCTCGCTGCGCGACTCGGCTGGCGAGAAGGTCGGGCGGCAGGGACCTGCGGTTGACTTGCCTGGGCGGGCGGTTGATGCACGTGAGCCCTCGCAGGCTGGTAGAGCCTCTAAATAAGAGAGAAAGAGAGACAGCATGGCACGTCCCATGACCATGGCAGAAAAGATCCTGGCGGACCACGCGGGGCTCGAGGAGGTCGTTCCCGGGCAGCTCGTGGAGTGCGACCTGGACCTTGTGCTGGCCAACGACATCACGGCGCCCATCGCCATCAAGACCGTGCGCGAGATTGGCGCGGGCGTCTTTGACCGCGACCGCATCTGCCTGGTCCCCGACCACTACAGCCCCAACAAGGACATCAAGAGCGCCGAGCAGACCAAGGTGACGCGCGACTTTGCCCACGAGCACCAGATCACCAACTACTTCGAGCAGGGCTGCATGGGCATCGAGCACGCCCTTCTCCCCGAGCAGGGCATTGTGGTGCCCGGCGACCTCATGATCGGCGCGGACTCCCACACCTGCACCTACGGCGGCATCGGCGCGTTCTCCACCGGCGTGGGCTCCACGGACGCCGGCGTTGGCATGGCCACCGGCCGCGCCTGGTTCAAGGTGCCCGAGACCATCCGCTTCGAGATTGACGGCGAGCTGCCCGAGGGCGCCTCTGCCAAGGACATCATCCTGCACATCATTGGCAAGATCGGCGTCGACGGCGCGCTCTACTGCGCCATGGAGTTTGGTGGCTCCGCCATCGAGGCGCTCTCCGTCGAGGGTCGTCTGACTATTGCCAACATGGCCATCGAGGCGGGCGGCAAGGCCGGCCTCTTTGAGGTTGACGACAAGTGCCGCGAGTACGTCGAGCGCCGCGCCAAGCGTCCCATCCGCGAGTACCACCCGGACGCCGACGCCACCTACAAGCAGCTCATCAAGATCGATGCCTCCGAGATTGTGCCGTGCGTCTCCTGGCCGCACCTGCCCTCCAACACCCACCCCGTCGCGGAGAGCCGTGACATCACCATTGACCAGGCCGTCATTGGCTCCTGCACCAACGGGCGCATCGAGGACATGCGTGCCGCGGCGGAGGTCCTGCGCGGTCGCGTGGTGGCCGACAAGGTGCGCTGCATCGTCATCCCGGCCACCCAGGGCGTCTGGCTCCAGTGCGTCCACGAGGGCCTTATGGACGTCTTCATCAACGCCCACTGCGTGGTCTCCACGCCCACCTGCGGCCCCTGCCTGGGCG
Protein-coding regions in this window:
- the nudC gene encoding NAD(+) diphosphatase — translated: MIQEIGRAYDNHYVACEAAGADYVLHYRERGCLVHVTSHGGADAWAEGNAFDLPRVRDLAERPSRLVYAFAIGGARFFLALDDEVAAPAGFAYEAVSWLRYAEPAELLFAVVTGSQLDRWYRDNRFCSRCGHPTELGPRSREIVCPECAKIVYPKICPGVICAVTRRDADGEKIVLTRYNGRTTALWALVAGFTEIGEPLEDTVRREVMEEVGLHVKNLRFYKSQPWSFTDTLLVGFWCEVDGDPTITVDHSELKEARWFGRGEIPLERTGDRVSLTGEMIEQFRLRGIPE
- the leuC gene encoding 3-isopropylmalate dehydratase large subunit, coding for MARPMTMAEKILADHAGLEEVVPGQLVECDLDLVLANDITAPIAIKTVREIGAGVFDRDRICLVPDHYSPNKDIKSAEQTKVTRDFAHEHQITNYFEQGCMGIEHALLPEQGIVVPGDLMIGADSHTCTYGGIGAFSTGVGSTDAGVGMATGRAWFKVPETIRFEIDGELPEGASAKDIILHIIGKIGVDGALYCAMEFGGSAIEALSVEGRLTIANMAIEAGGKAGLFEVDDKCREYVERRAKRPIREYHPDADATYKQLIKIDASEIVPCVSWPHLPSNTHPVAESRDITIDQAVIGSCTNGRIEDMRAAAEVLRGRVVADKVRCIVIPATQGVWLQCVHEGLMDVFINAHCVVSTPTCGPCLGGYMGILAAGERCVSSTNRNFVGRMGDPTSEVYLASPAVCAASAVAGHIALPSDLD
- a CDS encoding Cof-type HAD-IIB family hydrolase, which translates into the protein MYKLVASDLDETLLNDNHHVPQRVVDAVRKARELGVRFVPCTGRPADSVNVTLEELGLAGGADDYTLSFNGGCLTRNSSPEPLTSCSLPFERARKIYEAGVRYGVCMHVNTLGPVYLYNYVPEERAYIQGRMNIVEIMEPTPDFLAGQTIVKIIFMSLDMSYLQRIEREMAKAGLTDGLDVYYSGNRYLEFNAPGVNKGAGLLSLAARLGIAPEETIAVGDNSNDISMIRAAGLGCAVANATDEAKAAADYVCQADNNAGAVAEVIEKFVLGA
- a CDS encoding DMT family transporter; its protein translation is MNSAEKNIPQGVWKLALAGSAAIWGGSFVVIKGALDVVPACWLMFIRFLGASVIVGALFNKTLRRNLDGSHLLAGSILGLLSGTAFLIQNIGLTTITPGRNAFLTATYCVMVPFINWVVAKRRPGGTNLVAAALAILGVGLLSLGDDLSFSLSSGELLTLAAAVLYALHIVAVSRFSAAHDVMTLTVVQLAVSAAVNLVASLALGEVLDVAVLLDPSMWGALFYLVILSSCVCMVVQNLGQAHVPPAQAALLLSLESVFAVVASVVFYGEVVTPRLALGFASIFVAVVVSEVGGSLAERLRGGR
- a CDS encoding 2-isopropylmalate synthase gives rise to the protein MTRKIHIFDTTLRDGEQSPGASMNTEEKLIVAQQLIRMGVDVIEAGFPISSPGDFRSVQEIGRLAGDSCTVCGLTRAVDKDIDRAAEALKTAKRPRIHTGLGVSPSHLRDKLHITEEECIERARHCVSYAKRYVEDVEFYAEDAGRSDQDFLIRVIQAAVDAGATVVNIPDTTGYSLPEAFGARIKSLSDNVIGIENVIISVHTHNDLGMATALALEGVKNGARQIECTINGLGERAGNTALEEVVMAIKMHGEELDAHADVVTPELTRASHLVSRITGMNVQANKAIVGANAFAHSSGIHQDGVLKARNTYEIIDPADVGAAGSEIILSARSGHAALRHRLSELGYTFKDEEFDDVYNRFLEIADQKKEVYDEDLESMVQERQREVQAIYTLDALQVSCGDPLVPTATATISDELGVSHVVCATGTGPVDAAYKAVDEVVAVHGDLTEFSVKAITRGIDAIGEVTVRITAEDGKVYTGRGADNDIIVSSAKAYVNAINRMIQTARSKQGK